The genomic interval TATAATCTATACCAAAACGCCCTATCCAAGATGTGACCAGATATGATCCAGACATGAGTTCAAGAGTTCAAACCATGGTTCATTAATTGCGAAGGGCTTCATGTTCACCACCACGTGAGTTTTAGGTTGTGACAGGCTTTTTGCTATTCTCGCGTCATGTCTCACTCGTCCTGCTCCTTTCAATTCTCATAATTTTCCGGTATGATATGAAGGTTAACCGTAacttactaaaaaataaaataaataaaagaccACCCAACCAAGCAAAGATGCCTAGTTTGAGCATCCATCGGATCGTCCGCCACTGCCCCCTCCTCACTGTCTCTGTCTCCGTCCGTCAACTCAACTTTGgtatttacaataaataaataaatgaataaaagaaaaacaaaaaatagcgCCAAAAATTGGTCGCTGGATAACGTTGCTTCTTGGTGACGACTGACGAGCCCAACAGTTAGTTAGGTACGTTCCCAATCCAACtactgtttttattttcttatcttttcttttatttctaattcacataatttttaatattttccttaCATTAATTTAAGGTtacttaataatatttataattatatctatAAGCACATATACGATATGTAGTAACGttttatacttaaattaaaACACGACCGTTGAACAGAAAGTTTTAGTGTCACGTTCTGTTCTGGCTGCTCACTCGCTTCTCAACGACTCCCTTTGCGCACTTTCCTTCTTACTCTGATCTCACCGTCCACCGACTATGTCGGTCTCCGCCAGCCCGCCGGCCCTCCGATCTCTCCGCCTGCCCCGACATCCGGCTGCAGTTCCGCGGTTTACGATGGCCGTTCGATCGTCGGTCATCTCCTCCGTGGGCCCGATCTTGACCAAGTTGAAGCAAGACTGCGCTACGCCTTTGCCAATCCTCCGCCACGTGGCCGACGCCATGGCCGCCGACATGCGCTCTGGGCTCGAGGCCGACGGCGGCGGCGATCTCCCCATGATACTCAGCTTCGTCGATAGTTTGCCAACTGGGTActccaatttcttcttttttgtccAGTTCTTTGACATTCTTGACTTTGGTGGTCCATTTTGGTTTCTCTGAACTAGTTCTTGGTGCTTTGAACATGTTAATTTTACTCCTTTTGagttctgtctctctctctctctctctacacttttctttttctttttcttccccgGCTTCTGAGAGTAAATCAAGGATATATTTCTAATCAAAGAGCAAGTGGATGTGGTTGGAATTCCGATTGATGTTCTAGATTCTAGAGTGCCTCCTCAAGCTATCTGACACTCCCCTTTGCCTGTGATCCctattactttaaaatttttaatgttgCGAgaattatttatacaaaaagCACTATTGTAACATCAATGTAGGTCTATTGAAATTGAACCACTCTAAatttctgtcttttattttctattgatGTTTGTATGTGATCTGATCCTAGCAATcgaaacagaaaaaaaaaaaaaaacaaaaaaaacagcGGCCAAATCAtatgaaagagataaaagaGTTTTTTAAGTGGGATACAGTGCTAAAGGATTTCCctctaatttaaatttttggttaaaggtattttttttttggcttctcATCTGTAgcaaaagttatgataattctcctttacaacccaaaaaagaaaaaaaaaatggtttttgCTCTCATATAATACTGTTTTTTAAATTGGCCAAACAACTCAAGAACACACAAGAACGCTTTTATCTACTCAAAATCACTTTTCTTCTAGCTGCAGGGAAAAGAGTGCATAAAAGACAAGAATAATTGGAGAGTTTACCATATTTGAATCCAAATCTTCTCAACCAGAGCTCTTTTGGATATATTAGAAGCTTTTGGGGCTAGTTTTGCTCTTAAGAATGTACTAGTCAAAAGATGGGACAAGAAACATGGTTTCTTTGAGAATCAAGGGATGTTTATATTGATAGAGGTACAAAAGGAAACAATTACTTGTTTGGTTCAGTCACTGAGCAAAGTTATCTAGAGAACCTATTTTAGCTTTCCTTCTGTTTCACGTCTTTTCAAGATTAATTGAACTCACTCAAATCTATTTGCTCTGTAAGGAATGAGAAAGGATTGTTTTATGCATTGGATCTTGGAGGAACCAACTTCCGGGTGCTGAGAGTGCAATTAGGAGGAATAGGCGAACGTGTAATTGCAACTGAATTTGAACAAGTGTCCATCCCGCAAGAGCTTATGTTTGGCACCTCTGAGGTCCATTTATTCATCATGTTCGCATAGTGCTTATGTcagttctctttgtttttattttattgtttattgatATAACTTTTTAATGCTTTTAGGAGCTTTTTGATTTTATTGCTTCGATGCTGTCAAAATTTGTGGGGAAAGAAGGTGGACAATTTTCCCTGCCTGATGGAAGGAAAAGGGAAATTGGTTTCACGTTTTCTTTCCCAGTAAAGCAGACATCTATCGATTCTGGCATACTGATCAAATGGACAAAGGGTTTTGCAGTCTCTGGAACGGTTGGTACTTATAATTTCCATAAATACATCAGATTGCTTTTTGGTCAAGAGTCATGAAATTGCTCTCATCTTTGTACTTCTATATGTAGAGCCCTGTAACATTGCAAAAACTCGAATGAAGAGTTGTTGTTTCAACAAttcatacatacatgtataaaGCACAAAGCAGAAACAGAGCTAATTCCCTTTTGCTTCTGATTTAGTCCTTCAACATTGAGATCTATACTGTTTTCTCCTCATACAATCATTGGAGAATTTGAATGTTGTACAGGCCGGAAAGGATGTAGTAGCTTGTCTGAATCAAGCTATGGAAAGGCAGGGACTGGACATGCGGGTTTCTGCCCTGGTATGCTTTAGTCGAGCTAGCTTCATGTTTTTTAGAAAGGTTCTAGAATGAAATTGAACAATGACAGACTTGCAGTTTTCTGGTACATTGAAgatttttttgttaatgttGGCACAAATTAGGTCAATGACACTGTGGGAACACTAGCAGGAGCAAGATACTGGGATGATGACGTCATGGTTGCCGTTATTCTGGGAACTGGAACCAATGCATGCTATGTAGAACGAGTAGATGCTATACCTAAGCTACAGGGCCACAATTCTACATCAGGAAGAACAGTTTGTAAAATTTCTATACACTTCAGTTGTTGTGGTTTTGTTTTAAAGTTATGTTTTGATGAACGTTCTGCATTCAGATTATCAATCTGGAATGGGGAGCATTTTCAAATGGCCTTCCATTAACTCAGTTTGATAGGGAAATGGATGCTCAAAGTATCAATCCTGGGGAGCAGGTGAACTCTTGTTTCTGCATAATGCTTGGTTTCTATACGTTAATACAAGTAATTTAGTTGTGTAAACCATCTAAATATCAAGTAGTCCTTTTCATTCATGCAACAGATATTTGAGAAGACAATCTCTGGTATGTACCTTGGTGAAATTGTAAGACAAGTACTTGTAAAGATGGATGAAGTTGGTGCCTTATTTGGCTCATCTCTTCATGAGAAGTTAAACACTCCATTTATGCTCAGGTATAGAGTTTTCTTGTCTTTTGAACATACGAGAGAAATTCGAAAGGTTTGAAAGCCAAACTTCTAGGAGTGAATTGTGATGCTTATCTGCTCTTTGTTGACAATCCCATTTCTGCACTGTGGCTCATGTGCTTTAGTTATTAGTTTACATGCTTAAGCTCTTTGCTGGATGAATCACACTATTGATATCTGTAATCCTATGGCTTGGTAGTGCCATCTTTACCTGACGATGCAAGGCCAACCTCCTGGATCAGTAAATTATTTGGATGAATTTCCCTCTGTTAACGTCAACCCTCCCCCAACCTGTAAGAAAAACTATTGTATGCAAATCCTGAAATCTGCATATAATTTATTTCGTAAAAGCATTTCTTGGTGCAAAACTAGGACAATCTTCTTCACTGATCTGTAAGTGCATTCCTCGGGATGAAAAACTGATATAGCAAATACCTCAAATATTGAATAACAAATGAAGGCAATATGGACCCCAGCAGTTGTTTGATTTCTTGGAAAGGAAACAAGAGTGTCATTTTTATGGAATGTTGACCCCGATAGTGGAAGGCATCTAAAAATGCATCACAATTACCTTCATTGCTATCAAGATCAAAAGCAACTGCCATTCTTAAGTCTCCTTTTGCTTTGTTAACAACCTGATGAGGGGAATGCTTTCGGGCTCATAATTACCCCAATACCCTGGGAAAACAACCAATAAAAGCAAAGACACGTGTTCGCTAGAGAACCAAGCCAAGGTCGCCATTTAGCCTAAGTCCGGGATGGATACATGGCATATACGTCTTAACTAATCGACTAAGAATCTTAGCCTTTTGCTCAATGAGAATTCCCCAAATTCCTCAGCCTCAATCATCATTCCAAAGATCATGGAGATAGGGATTATCTCGAGTCCTTCAGAAACCGATTACCAGATCCATGCCATCAAGATCATGGCTCCGCAAAGGACGGGATCCGGATCCCGGAAGTTCGAAAAGAGAATTCTTATATTGACAAGTGGATAAAAAGAGGCAACCAGGATGAGTAAgaggatttttctttttccttaagtTTTCAACTACATACTTTAGCTTTGACAACCTGGCGAACTGACTTGAACGTCGGAGTAATCACAGGGGAACAAGTCCCCAACTCcgtttgcaggtacttggtccgagacagaagagggtgatcggctctgcatcatcatttgacgcccaccgtggggctcgGACCCACGACCACAAGGTTAAGAGCCTTGACGGTCAATCGAGCTCGCAAACCGAACCTTATTGCATGGCCTAAAGGCCTGCGTGGATAAAGTGGATGGATGAATTACCAAGTATCTTATGGTCTTACTGAACCATGGTGAAGGTATCTACAGGCGAGACTTCATTTAACTTATGTTATGGTTCAGAAGCTCTGATCCCGATGGAGATAGGAGGTGCCGACCCTCAGAGTGGAGCTTTTTAGCCTAGAGTCCAATGAGCAGAATCTAAGAAACAACTTGGACCTCCTGGATGAACTTTATGATCAGGCGAGGGTTCGACAGGTTGCTTACAATTGACGTATTGAGAGGTATTATAACCGAAGGGTTAAGGCTCGGAGCTTCCTTCTTGGAGATTGGGTATTACGGCGAGCAGACGTTCGAAGCACTCAGAAGGCAAACAAGTTGACACCTAATTGGGAGGGCTCATACAGAGTAGTGGAAACCCTCAGTTCTATCGCTTATAAACTCGAAACCGCGGAGGGCACACCCGTAAAATATACTTGGAATGTacaaaatttgaggaaattttatcaataatgttCCTTCCTATTATGACTCtcgaattaaatttattttctcctaACAGTCCAGTTCCTCACAATAGAAAATTCCAGGGGGCCAccaataaaaaaagagagagaaggatcAGACGTGATCCtcgggggcctcgaacccccgataaagagaaaaaggatCAGACATGATCCTTAGGGGTTTAGAACCCCTGACCAAACAAATTAGTATGATCCCTAGGGGATCGCCCTAATAAAGATCAGATTATTTCGGAGGATTATCCTCCGAGCATAAAGGGGGTTAGATGTAACCTCCCAGTTCTAAGAACAACCTCTAGTGAGGGCTGAAGATTCAAAACCTACAGAGTCACTATGCAAAAAGTTGTTCCTGACAATGATAGAGCCCATTCGGGTGCATGTAAACAGTTAAGGTGGAGACACctaactctctctctcgaaGAGTGGTTAATTAGCGCTGGTAACATTTAGTCTTCATGAAGAA from Diospyros lotus cultivar Yz01 chromosome 8, ASM1463336v1, whole genome shotgun sequence carries:
- the LOC127808067 gene encoding hexokinase-2, chloroplastic isoform X2, with protein sequence MSVSASPPALRSLRLPRHPAAVPRFTMAVRSSVISSVGPILTKLKQDCATPLPILRHVADAMAADMRSGLEADGGGDLPMILSFVDSLPTGNEKGLFYALDLGGTNFRVLRVQLGGIGERVIATEFEQVSIPQELMFGTSEELFDFIASMLSKFVGKEGGQFSLPDGRKREIGFTFSFPVKQTSIDSGILIKWTKGFAVSGTAGKDVVACLNQAMERQGLDMRVSALVNDTVGTLAGARYWDDDVMVAVILGTGTNACYVERVDAIPKLQGHNSTSGRTIINLEWGAFSNGLPLTQFDREMDAQSINPGEQIFEKTISGMYLGEIVRQVLVKMDEVGALFGSSLHEKLNTPFMLRTPDICAMQQDSSQDLEAVESILHDVAGVKSDLNARKIVLEVCDTIVKRGGRLAGAGITGILQKMEEDTQGLIFGKRTVVAMDGGLYEHYPQYRRYLQDAVTELLGLGRSKNIVIEHSKDGSGIGAALLAATNSMYGQEY
- the LOC127808067 gene encoding hexokinase-2, chloroplastic isoform X1; translation: MSVSASPPALRSLRLPRHPAAVPRFTMAVRSSVISSVGPILTKLKQDCATPLPILRHVADAMAADMRSGLEADGGGDLPMILSFVDSLPTGNEKGLFYALDLGGTNFRVLRVQLGGIGERVIATEFEQVSIPQELMFGTSEELFDFIASMLSKFVGKEGGQFSLPDGRKREIGFTFSFPVKQTSIDSGILIKWTKGFAVSGTAGKDVVACLNQAMERQGLDMRVSALVNDTVGTLAGARYWDDDVMVAVILGTGTNACYVERVDAIPKLQGHNSTSGRTIINLEWGAFSNGLPLTQFDREMDAQSINPGEQSFSFMQQIFEKTISGMYLGEIVRQVLVKMDEVGALFGSSLHEKLNTPFMLRTPDICAMQQDSSQDLEAVESILHDVAGVKSDLNARKIVLEVCDTIVKRGGRLAGAGITGILQKMEEDTQGLIFGKRTVVAMDGGLYEHYPQYRRYLQDAVTELLGLGRSKNIVIEHSKDGSGIGAALLAATNSMYGQEY